ATTTTAAGCTCAAAATCTTTTTGTTTTTTTGTATTGACTTTTTAAAAAAGCTTTTTAGTTTGACAACCGCATATATATTGTCAAAAATATGTCTATGCAACGTTAAACGGCAAACATTCTTTTAATGTTGTTTGTAACACTGTGTATGCATTATTGGTTTAAATAAAAATTTATAAAGGGCATCATGTTGAGTACACGTAACAAAAAATTATTACGATTGGCAGTAGCTCCATTAATAGTATTCCTGTGCGTTATGACAGGATATTCCTATAAGTTCGATTTTGTGACAGTCAATGATATTGTCAAGCAGATAAAGAAAACCTTCTCTGATGTTGAAAGCTACCAGGCAAATTTTGTCATGGTTTCGGATAAAATGGGAAAGCGCCAGAGTCAAAGTGGTACCATATGGTATATGTCGCCACATTATCTGCGAATAGATTTTGATGTACCCTATGGTCAAAAAATTGTTTCAGATGGAAAACAGGTATGGATTTATATTCCTTCAATAAATGTGGTTGCCGAGCAGGATTTAAACAGTTCAATGTTTGCAATTGGTACCGGTTCAGGATTAAACAGGCTTTTTTCAAAATATCATTATAAATTCGATGGGAAAGAACAGCCACGTGTAGAAAACAACAATAAATACTATGTGCTATTCTTAAAGCAGAAGGAAACACGAAGCGGATTCAGGACTATGAAGCTGTGGGTTAACGAACAGTATTTTATAACAAAAGCTGCTGGTGAAACAGCAAATGGCAAAAACATTACAATTGAAATCAAAAATATAAATACTAAAGTGGATTTAAAAAAAGGTTTTTTTAAATTTGATCCTCCTTCAAACGCCAGAATAATTAAAAATCCAATGTTGGCAGAGGAATAATGTATGGTGGCAGGAATTGGTGAAACATTACGCAATGCGCGTGAAGCAAAACGTTTAACGTTAAAGGATGTATCCAAAGATACTAATATTGTTGTTAAATATCTGGAAGCACTTGAAAATGAAGATTTTGACAAATTTCCCAGCGAAACATACCTTCTGGGTTTTTTACGTTCTTATGCTGAATACCTTAAGGTGGATGCTGATGAGTTAATTCAGGCTTATAAAGGATATAAGATTGGCGAAAGTTCAACACCACTTGAAGAGTTAACCAAACCTACTGGTTTGTCAATAGTTGCCCAGTTACGGATGTATGCGCAGCAGTATCGTAATATCTTATATGTTGCAGGTATTGGTATTGCTGTCCTTATTGTAATTTCACTGTTTATAAGCCTTATTACTTCGGATGTACATGTAGGAAGTGATGATTCCATTAAGGCAATCCAGGAAGAATATTATCGCACTCAGGGCAAAAAGATTGCCATTAAAAATATATGGCCATTACAGCTCACCAATGACAGTGGCATTGTGCTACTATATAACGATGAGGCATGCCAGTTTTTGGTAGAAAATAAAGAAATTTTATTTATATTAAGTGATATTAAAGATAATTCAGTAATAGTAGAGTTTTTGCCTGATTCAAAAAAATATGTGCTGGAAATGGAAAAACCTGTTGTATGTAGCCCCATGGAATCATCAAGGAATATTGTTCTTACATTAAAGGGATTAACCGAGAACAGGGCAAAAATCAGAGTGCAATTGGCTGCTGTAGAGCAGGCCAAGCCTGATGAAGCTGTCACTGTGATAACCCCGGTAACACCGCCTGCTGAAGTGGTCACGCATGACCAGAAAAATTTAAAAATAGTATTTGAAGCTGAATTTGTGCAAAAAACATATTTTGAACTTTATTTAGATGGAAATGAGCGCGTCAGGGGAATGATGCCATCTGGCACAAAAGAACGATGGGAAGCATCGGAATTTATTCAGGTTAAGATAGGCAACGCTGGCGGTGTTAAAGTTAAAATTAATGGCACTGACTATATGTTTGGCCTGCCTGGTCAGGTTGCCAATAAAGTAATTACCTGGCGTAAAGACCCACAGGATCCCAACAAATACAAGCTTGAAGTAAAAGACTGGTGATGTGTTTTCAGCCGAGGACATTTCATACTATATTGTTTCATTAGGGTGCCCCAAAAATGAGGTGGAT
This genomic interval from Spirochaetota bacterium contains the following:
- a CDS encoding outer membrane lipoprotein carrier protein LolA, with protein sequence MLSTRNKKLLRLAVAPLIVFLCVMTGYSYKFDFVTVNDIVKQIKKTFSDVESYQANFVMVSDKMGKRQSQSGTIWYMSPHYLRIDFDVPYGQKIVSDGKQVWIYIPSINVVAEQDLNSSMFAIGTGSGLNRLFSKYHYKFDGKEQPRVENNNKYYVLFLKQKETRSGFRTMKLWVNEQYFITKAAGETANGKNITIEIKNINTKVDLKKGFFKFDPPSNARIIKNPMLAEE
- a CDS encoding RodZ domain-containing protein; this translates as MVAGIGETLRNAREAKRLTLKDVSKDTNIVVKYLEALENEDFDKFPSETYLLGFLRSYAEYLKVDADELIQAYKGYKIGESSTPLEELTKPTGLSIVAQLRMYAQQYRNILYVAGIGIAVLIVISLFISLITSDVHVGSDDSIKAIQEEYYRTQGKKIAIKNIWPLQLTNDSGIVLLYNDEACQFLVENKEILFILSDIKDNSVIVEFLPDSKKYVLEMEKPVVCSPMESSRNIVLTLKGLTENRAKIRVQLAAVEQAKPDEAVTVITPVTPPAEVVTHDQKNLKIVFEAEFVQKTYFELYLDGNERVRGMMPSGTKERWEASEFIQVKIGNAGGVKVKINGTDYMFGLPGQVANKVITWRKDPQDPNKYKLEVKDW